In a genomic window of Brassica rapa cultivar Chiifu-401-42 chromosome A10, CAAS_Brap_v3.01, whole genome shotgun sequence:
- the LOC103845726 gene encoding mitochondrial dicarboxylate/tricarboxylate transporter DTC produces MAEEKKVAPTGVWTAVKPFVNGGASGMLATCVIQPIDMIKVRIQLGQGSAVSVTKNMLKNDGIGAFYKGLSAGLLRQATYTTARLGSFKMLTAKAIEANDGKPLPLYQKALCGLTAGAIGACVGSPADLALIRMQADNTLPLAQRRNYTNAFHALYRISADEGVLALWKGCGPTVVRAMALNMGMLASYDQSAEYMRDNLGLGETSTVVGASAVSGFCAAACSLPFDFVKTQIQKMQPDAQGKYPYTGSLDCAMQTLKSGGPLKFYTGFPVYCVRIAPHVMMTWIFLNQITKFQKTIGL; encoded by the exons atggCGGAAGAGAAGAAAGTTGCTCCGACTGGTGTCTGGACCGCCGTGAAGCCCTTCGTCAATGGCGGAGCCTCCGGTATGCTCGCGACTTGCGTTATCCAGCCGATTGACATGATCAAG GTGAGGATTCAACTAGGTCAGGGATCTGCAGTCAGTGTGACCAAGAACATGTTGAAGAATGATGGTATTGGTGCTTTCTACAAG GGATTGTCTGCTGGTTTGCTGAGGCAAGCAACTTACACCACAGCCCGTCTTGGATCCTTCAA GATGCTGACTGCAAAAGCAATTGAAGCTAACGATGGGAAGCCGCTACCTCTGTATCAGAAGGCTCTATGTGGTCTGACAGCTGGTGCTATTGGTGCTTGCGTTGGTAGTCCAGCCGATTTGGCGCTTATCAGAATGCAGGCTGATAACACCTTGCCGTTAGCTCAGCGGAGGAACTACACCAATGCCTTCCATGCGCTTTACCGTATCAGCGCTGATGAAGGAGTTTTGGCGCTCTGGAAAGGTTGTGGTCCCACTGTGGTCAGAGCTATGGCTTTGAACATGGGGATGCTTGCTTCTTATGATCAGAGTGCTGAGTACATGAGGGATAATCTCGGTCTTGGGGAGACTTCTACGGTCGTAG GAGCAAGTGCTGTTTCTGGATTCTGCGCTGCGGCTTGCAGTCTTCCATTTGACTTTGTCAAGACTCAGATCCAGAAGATGCAACCTGACGCTCAGGGGAAGTATCCATACACGGGTTCGCTCGACTGTGCCATGCAAACCTTGAAGTCAGGAGGACCTCTTAAATTCTACACAGGTTTCCCTGTTTACTGCGTCAGGATCGCCCCTCACGTCATG atGACATGGATCTTCCTGAACCAGATTACAAAGTTTCAAAAGACCATTGGTCTGTGA